The following coding sequences lie in one Rutidosis leptorrhynchoides isolate AG116_Rl617_1_P2 chromosome 6, CSIRO_AGI_Rlap_v1, whole genome shotgun sequence genomic window:
- the LOC139853076 gene encoding protein IQ-DOMAIN 11, with product MGKKRCWFGFLKRLFVCKAESTDKNGTKNRRWCFSILKMSRHYHALETPDTKLNHLMAAQKQHTKALAIAITVAADAAVAAANAAAELARLVRSPEYLERKIQNAAAIKIQSFYRAHLASKALKGLRGVVKLQALIRGQIVRRRILNESKNTRKSKVHQICLPTFVQVSNIYTENQDICTPRIDTKKDQIVQDSTSIRSHNRLYQETSIRANQSEKLRLEHKHNTEEQNLPSFRPRILCNSRRHYNLSPDQSDDTTLPNSPNFPAYMATTESFMAKARSLSTPRHRQKLSFFDGYCTHGSSYGMPMLSSSSSFNGSMKGNYRHMHM from the exons ATGGGGAAGAAAAGGTGTTGGTTTGGTTTCTTAAAGCGATTATTCGTCTGCAAGGCCGAATCTACAGACAAAAAT GGGACAAAAAATAGAAGATGGTGTTTCAGCATCCTAAAAATGAGCCGCCATTACCATGCTCTCGAAACACCCGATACAAAATTGAACCATCTTATGGCGGCTCAGAAACAACACACAAAAGCACTTGCAATTGCAATAACGGTTGCAGCTGATGCAGCCGTTGCGGCCGCAAATGCAGCCGCTGAGCTGGCTAGGCTTGTAAGGTCTCCTGAATATTTAGAAAGAAAAATTCAGAATGCTGCAGCCATCAAGATTCAATCTTTTTATCGTGCACATCTG GCATCGAAAGCATTGAAAGGTTTGAGGGGAGTAGTAAAGCTTCAAGCTTTGATTCGAGGCCAAATTGTTAGACGAAGAATCTTGAACGAATCAAAGAACACGCGCAAATCTAAGGTCCATCAAATATGTTTGCCTACATTTGTTCAAGTCTCTAACATATATACAGAGAATCAAGACATTTGTACCCCGCGAATTGATACAAAGAAGGATCAGATTGTTCAAGATTCGACTTCCATAAGATCCCACAACCGATTGTATCAAGAAACGTCGATCAGGGCTAACCAATCAGAGAAACTGAGATTAGAGCACAAACATAATACAGAAGAACAAAATTTACCATCTTTTCGACCACGAATATTGTGTAATTCAAGAAGACACTACAACTTATCGCCTGATCAATCAGACGATACAACATTACCAAATTCGCCAAATTTTCCAGCTTACATGGCCACCACAGAATCGTTTATGGCTAAGGCTCGATCGTTAAGCACCCCGAGACATAGGCAAAAGCTATCATTTTTTGATGGTTACTGCACTCATGGGTCATCTTATGGTATGCCCATGttgtcttcatcatcatcttttaatgGTAGCATGAAAGGCAATTATAGACACATGCATATGTGA